A region from the Arvicola amphibius chromosome 12, mArvAmp1.2, whole genome shotgun sequence genome encodes:
- the Dkkl1 gene encoding dickkopf-like protein 1: MTVSQRNPVSKTQKERGGKRDVINEQQSPPPAMCRLGVLLLLLPSAFVSSFAVPIHDADAQESSSGFLGLQSLLQSFSRLFLKDDLLRDLDNFFSSPMDFRDLPKNFHQEENQEHRMGNHTLSSHLQIDKMTDNRTGEVVVSEKVVASIEPEGSTEGDWKVPKVEERDTLVPVQKAIDSFHPEPRRVAFWIMKMPRRRTQPDVQDGSRWLIEKRHRLQAIRDGLRGGAHEDNLEEEVRVPQHAKLPVRKTHFLYILRPSQQQ; encoded by the exons atgaccgtttcacagagaaaccctgtctcgaaaacccagaaagagagaggagggaagagagatgtGATTAATGAACAACAGAG CCCACCACCCGCAATGTGTCGACTGGgggtcctgctgctgctgctcccctcAGCCTTCGTGTCCTCCTTTGCTGTCCCGATCCATGATGCCGACGCTCAGGAGAGCTCCTCCGGGTTTCTGGGCCTTCAGAGTCTTCTCCAAAGCTTCAGCCGACTGTTTCTAAAA GATGATCTGCTGCGAGACCTGGACAacttcttctcctcccccatgGACTTCCGGGACCTTCCCAAGAACTTCCATCAGGAAGAGAACCAGGAGCACAGAATGGGGAACCATACCCTCTCCAGCCACCTGCAGATAGACAAG ATGACTGACAACAGGACAGGGGAGGTGGTCGTCTCTGAGAAGGTGGTGGCCTCCATCGAGCCAGAGGGGAGCACAGAAGGCGACTGGAAG GTGCCCAAAGTGGAGGAGAGAGACACCCTGGTGCCTGTGCAGAAGGCCATAGATAGCTTTCACCCAGAGCCCCGGCGGGTGGCTTTCTGGATCATGAAGATGCCAAGGCGGAGGACCCAGCCAGATGTCCAGGATGGGAGCCGCTGGCTCATAGAAAAGCGACATCGCTTGCAGGCCATCAGGGACGGGCTCCGTGGAGGTGCACATGAGGATAACCTCGAGGAAGAGGTCCGGGTCCCCCAACACGCCAAGCTGCCTGTGCGAAAGACACACTTTCTCTACATCCTCAGGCCGTCCCAGCAGCAGTAG
- the Tead2 gene encoding transcriptional enhancer factor TEF-4 yields MGEPRTGAPLDDGGAWTGSEEGSEEGTGGSEGVGGDGGPDAEGVWSPDIEQSFQEALAIYPPCGRRKIILSDEGKMYGRNELIARYIKLRTGKTRTRKQVSSHIQVLARRKSREIQSKLKDQVSKDKAFQTMATMSSAQLISAPSLQAKLGPSGPQTTELFQFWSGNSGPPWNVPDVKPFSQTPFSMSLTPPSTDLPGYEPPPALSPLPPPAPSPPAWQARALGTARLQLVEFSAFVEPPGAVDSFQRHLFVHISQQCPSPGAPPLESVDVRQIYDKFPEKKGGLRELYDRGPPHAFFLVKFWADLNWGPSGEEAGTSGGSGGFYGVSSQYESRELMTLTCSSKVCSFGKQVVEKVETERAQLEDGRFVYRLMRSPMCEYLVNFLHKLRQLPERYMMNSVLENFTILQVVTNRDTQELLLCTAYVFEVSTSEHGAQHHIYRLVRD; encoded by the exons ATGGGGGAACCCCGGACTGGGGCCCCCCTGGATGATGGCGGGGCCTGGACGGGCAGTGAGGAAGGCAGCGAGGAGGGCACTGGAGGCAGTGAGGGTGTTGGAGGTGATGGGGGCCCTGATGCAGAGGGTGTGTGGAGCCCCGACATCGAGCAGAGTTTTCAAGAGGCCCTGGCCATATATCCTCCGTGTGGCCGACGCAAGATCATCTTGTCAGATGAGGGCAAGATGTATG GCCGGAATGAACTCATTGCCCGTTACATCAAGCTGAGGACAGGGAAGACGAGAACGCGCAAGCAG GTCTCCAGTCACATCCAGGTTTTGGCTAGAAGGAAATCGAGAGAAATTCAATCCAAGCTGAAG GACCAAGTCTCCAAGGACAAGGCCTTCCAGACGATGGCTACCATGTCTTCGGCACAACTCATCTCTGCACCCTCCCTCCAGGCCAAGCTGGGTCCTTCTGGCCCTCAG ACCACTGAGCTTTTCCAGTTCTGGTCCGGGAACTCTGGGCCACCGTGGAATGTTCCAGA TGTGAAGCCTTTCTCCCAGACACCGTTCTCCATGTCATTGACTCCCCCATCCACCGACCTACCAG gGTATGAGCCGCCCCCAGCCCTCTCACCCCTGCCCCCGCCTGCTCCATCTCCCCCAGCCTGGCAGGCTCGGGCCCTGGGCACTGCACGCCTGCAGCTGGTAGAGTTCTCGGCCTTTGTGGAACCACCGGGCGCAGTTGACTCG TTCCAGAGGCACCTGTTTGTCCACATCAGTCAGCAGTGCCCCAGTCCTGGAGCGCCACCCCTGGAGAGTGTGGACGTGCGACAGATCTATGACAAGTTCCCCGAGAAAAAGGGTGGCCTCCGGGAGCTGTATGACCGAGGGCCACCCCATGCCTTCTTCCTGGTCAAGTTCTGG GCGGACCTGAATTGGGGCCCAAGTGGTGAAGAGGCAGGGACCAGTGGAGGCAGCGGTGGCTTCTATGGAGTGAGCAGCCAGTATGAGAGCCGGGAGCTCATGACACTTACCTGCTCCTCCAAGGTCTGCTCCTTTGGCAAGCAAGTGGTGGAGAAGGTGGAG ACAGAGAGGGCCCAGCTGGAGGATGGACGCTTTGTATACCGCCTGATGCGTTCCCCCATGTGTGAGTACCTGGTTAACTTCCTGCACAAGCTGAGGCAGCTGCCCGAGCGCTACATGATGAACAGCGTCTTGGAGAACTTCACCATCCTCCAG GTGGTGACCAACAGGGACACTCAGGAATTGTTGCTGTGCACTGCCTACGTCTTTGAGGTCTCCACCAGTGAACACGGAGCCCAACACCATATCTACCGCCTGGTCAGGGACTGA